A genomic region of Candidatus Binatia bacterium contains the following coding sequences:
- a CDS encoding peptide chain release factor 3, with amino-acid sequence MNVLENQITQEILRRRTFAIISHPDAGKTTLTEKILLFGGAVREAGAVRAQKASKHATSDWLEIEKQRGISVSSSVMHADYAGIRINILDTPGHRDFSEDTYRTLIAADSAVMLIDAAKGVEAQTRRLFEVCRMRKIPIFTFINKMDRHGQDPLDLLSEIEDVLGIESVPVNWPVGAGKEFRGTYDRLSRRLDLFSGGNHGTTTVDQQSVDGEPESEEIQKALGHLSESVMEGLELLEGAGTEFDEGRIRRGQQTPVFFGSALTNFGLKPFLDRFVELAPQPLARRAMSAEEVDPTTGGFSGFVFKIQANMDPGHRDRIAFIRICSGKFEQGVQAVHRRSGKTMRLSKSTLLMGRGREGVEEAYPGDVVGLFDPGFLQIGDTICASGDFDFPELPTFAPEHFMRVELGLVSKRKALQKGLDQLAHEGAIQIFSDPEGAGATILGAVGPLQFDVLKHRLASEYKVELRLSPLTFSVARWATGDFKPEMVGHSRLSKLVYDHVGRPVLVSQGVNFLERILAEHEGVGLAETPPMQA; translated from the coding sequence GTGAACGTTCTCGAGAACCAGATTACTCAGGAAATCCTGCGCCGACGTACGTTTGCCATCATCTCCCACCCGGATGCCGGCAAAACGACCCTCACCGAAAAAATCCTGCTTTTCGGGGGAGCCGTGCGGGAGGCTGGCGCCGTCCGAGCCCAAAAAGCAAGCAAGCATGCGACCAGCGACTGGCTGGAGATCGAAAAACAGCGCGGAATTTCCGTCTCGAGTTCCGTCATGCACGCAGATTACGCGGGCATCAGGATCAATATCCTCGACACCCCGGGCCATCGCGATTTCAGCGAAGACACCTACCGGACGTTGATAGCCGCCGACAGCGCGGTCATGTTGATTGACGCGGCCAAGGGCGTGGAAGCCCAAACCCGACGACTCTTCGAAGTCTGCCGGATGCGCAAAATCCCCATCTTCACTTTCATCAATAAGATGGATCGCCACGGGCAGGACCCCCTCGATCTGCTCAGTGAAATCGAAGATGTTCTGGGCATCGAATCCGTGCCGGTCAATTGGCCTGTTGGCGCAGGCAAGGAATTTCGCGGCACCTACGATCGGCTGTCCCGTCGTCTCGATTTGTTCTCCGGAGGAAACCACGGAACCACAACCGTCGACCAGCAGTCCGTAGACGGCGAACCCGAGAGCGAAGAAATCCAGAAAGCCCTGGGGCATCTCTCGGAGAGCGTCATGGAAGGGCTCGAACTGCTCGAAGGCGCTGGCACCGAATTCGACGAGGGCCGTATCCGTCGCGGCCAACAAACGCCTGTTTTTTTCGGCAGCGCTCTGACCAATTTCGGATTGAAACCCTTTCTTGATCGCTTCGTGGAACTCGCCCCTCAGCCCTTGGCTCGACGTGCGATGTCTGCCGAAGAGGTCGACCCGACGACTGGAGGGTTCTCCGGCTTCGTTTTCAAGATTCAAGCGAATATGGACCCTGGCCACCGAGACCGCATTGCTTTCATTCGCATTTGCTCCGGAAAATTCGAGCAAGGGGTTCAGGCCGTCCACCGGCGAAGCGGCAAGACGATGCGATTGAGCAAATCGACACTACTGATGGGTCGGGGTCGGGAGGGCGTCGAGGAAGCCTACCCGGGTGACGTCGTCGGCCTGTTCGACCCAGGCTTTCTCCAGATTGGCGATACGATTTGCGCGAGCGGCGATTTCGACTTTCCCGAATTACCGACCTTCGCACCCGAACATTTCATGCGCGTCGAATTGGGCTTGGTCTCCAAGCGAAAAGCCTTGCAAAAAGGCCTCGATCAACTGGCTCATGAGGGAGCGATCCAGATTTTTTCTGACCCCGAGGGTGCCGGAGCTACAATTTTGGGCGCGGTCGGACCGCTGCAATTCGATGTCCTCAAACACCGTCTGGCAAGCGAATACAAAGTCGAGCTTCGCCTATCACCGCTGACGTTCTCGGTGGCACGTTGGGCGACCGGAGATTTCAAACCAGAAATGGTTGGACACTCGCGGTTGAGCAAGCTGGTCTACGACCATGTCGGTCGACCCGTTCTCGTATCGCAGGGAGTCAATTTTCTCGAGCGAATCCTCGCGGAACACGAGGGCGTCGGACTCGCTGAAACCCCGCCGATGCAGGCTTGA
- a CDS encoding gamma carbonic anhydrase family protein gives MTNENEGNSPIVDPEAWIAPSVQMFGKIHISAGASVWYNSVLRAESHHISIGRMTNLQDFVMAHIGYASPTIIGDFCSITHHTTIHGCTIGKNCLIGINAVIMDGAVIGEGSIVAGGALVTEGKEFPPYSIIGGVPAKLLATRDSTHANRMNAWYYHRNAEAYRNGDHRAWSGDAHALWLEKKMREIQAGTDE, from the coding sequence GTGACAAATGAAAACGAGGGCAACAGCCCGATCGTGGATCCCGAAGCGTGGATCGCCCCGTCCGTGCAAATGTTCGGAAAAATCCACATCTCGGCCGGGGCCTCTGTTTGGTACAACTCGGTATTACGGGCCGAAAGCCATCATATCTCTATCGGTCGCATGACGAACCTTCAGGACTTCGTAATGGCACATATCGGTTACGCCAGCCCGACGATCATTGGCGATTTCTGCTCGATCACGCATCATACAACGATTCATGGCTGCACGATTGGCAAAAATTGCCTGATCGGGATCAATGCGGTGATCATGGACGGAGCAGTAATTGGCGAGGGCTCGATTGTCGCAGGTGGGGCTCTGGTGACCGAGGGAAAGGAATTTCCGCCCTATTCCATTATCGGTGGTGTCCCCGCAAAACTGCTGGCCACAAGAGACAGCACGCACGCCAACCGCATGAATGCCTGGTACTACCACCGCAACGCCGAAGCGTATCGCAACGGGGACCATCGCGCCTGGAGCGGCGATGCTCACGCGCTATGGCTCGAAAAAAAGATGCGCGAAATTCAGGCGGGCACCGACGAATAG